In one Polaribacter sp. ALD11 genomic region, the following are encoded:
- the thiC gene encoding phosphomethylpyrimidine synthase ThiC, whose protein sequence is MKSKDTAPKQDGITRHPFPNSTKVYVSGKIHPQIKVAMREIALSDTTDSMTKKKTPNEPVTVYDTSGPYTDPNKEINVHAGIERIREQWILDRRNVEQLDSFSSEYCNERLNDKSLDHMRFALLKKPLRAKKGQNVTQLHYAKQGMITPEMEYIAIRENQRIDEMTEIRKQHKGEHFGASIPDKITAEFVRSEVARGRAVIPSNINHPEAEPMILGRNFLVKINANIGNSAVTSSIEEEVEKAVWACRWGADNIMDLSTGENIHETREWIVRNSPVPIGTVPIYQALEKVNGVAEDLTWEIFRDTLIEQAEQGVDYFTIHAGVLLRYVPMTAKRVTGIVSRGGSIMAKWCLAHHKESFLYTHFEDICEILKQYDVAFSLGDGLRPGSVADANDEAQFAELETLGELTQIARKHEVQCFIEGPGHVPMHMIKENMEKQIEVCDEAPFYTLGPLTTDIAPGYDHITSGIGAAMIGWFGCAMLCYVTPKEHLGLPNKEDVRVGVVTYKLAAHAADLAKGHPGSQHRDNALSMARFEFRWYDQFNLGLDPERALEYHDETLPADGAKVAHFCSMCGPKFCSMKISQEVRDFAAENDIVDNEVIAKGMQEKSKEFKEKGSEVYL, encoded by the coding sequence ATGAAGAGCAAAGACACCGCACCAAAGCAAGACGGCATTACAAGACATCCGTTTCCTAATTCTACAAAAGTGTATGTATCAGGTAAAATTCATCCACAGATTAAAGTCGCAATGCGAGAAATTGCATTAAGCGATACTACAGATTCTATGACGAAAAAGAAAACGCCAAATGAACCTGTAACTGTATATGATACTTCTGGGCCTTACACAGATCCTAACAAAGAAATTAACGTTCATGCAGGAATCGAAAGAATTCGTGAACAATGGATTTTAGACAGAAGAAACGTAGAACAATTAGATTCTTTTTCTTCGGAATATTGCAACGAGCGTTTAAACGATAAGAGTTTAGACCACATGCGTTTTGCCTTATTAAAGAAGCCTTTAAGAGCAAAAAAAGGACAAAACGTTACGCAATTACATTACGCAAAACAAGGTATGATTACTCCAGAAATGGAATACATCGCTATTCGAGAGAACCAACGAATTGATGAAATGACAGAGATTAGAAAGCAGCACAAAGGCGAGCACTTTGGCGCTTCTATTCCAGATAAAATTACAGCCGAATTTGTACGTTCAGAAGTAGCGAGAGGTCGTGCGGTAATTCCTTCAAATATCAATCATCCAGAAGCAGAACCTATGATTTTAGGTAGAAACTTCTTGGTAAAAATCAATGCAAATATTGGTAACTCTGCTGTAACTTCATCTATCGAAGAAGAAGTAGAAAAAGCAGTTTGGGCATGTCGTTGGGGAGCAGATAATATTATGGATTTATCTACAGGAGAAAATATTCATGAAACACGCGAGTGGATTGTTCGTAATTCCCCCGTGCCAATTGGTACCGTACCAATTTACCAAGCTTTAGAAAAGGTAAACGGAGTTGCAGAAGATTTAACGTGGGAAATTTTCCGTGATACGTTAATTGAGCAAGCAGAACAAGGAGTAGATTATTTTACCATTCACGCAGGTGTTTTGTTGCGTTACGTACCAATGACCGCAAAACGTGTTACAGGTATTGTTTCTCGTGGCGGTTCTATCATGGCAAAATGGTGTTTGGCGCATCATAAAGAAAGCTTTTTATACACACATTTCGAAGATATTTGTGAGATTTTAAAACAATACGATGTTGCCTTTTCTTTAGGCGATGGTTTACGTCCGGGTTCTGTTGCAGATGCAAATGACGAAGCGCAGTTTGCCGAATTAGAGACTTTAGGCGAGTTAACTCAGATTGCTCGTAAGCACGAAGTACAGTGCTTTATAGAAGGTCCAGGTCACGTGCCAATGCACATGATTAAAGAAAATATGGAGAAGCAAATTGAGGTTTGCGACGAAGCGCCTTTTTACACTTTAGGACCATTAACAACAGATATTGCACCAGGTTACGATCATATTACATCGGGAATTGGAGCCGCTATGATTGGTTGGTTTGGTTGTGCCATGTTGTGTTACGTAACCCCAAAAGAACATTTAGGTTTGCCTAATAAAGAAGACGTTCGTGTGGGTGTAGTTACTTATAAATTAGCTGCTCATGCTGCCGATTTAGCAAAAGGGCATCCAGGTTCTCAGCACCGAGACAACGCCTTAAGTATGGCACGTTTTGAGTTCCGTTGGTACGATCAATTCAATTTAGGCTTAGATCCAGAACGTGCTTTAGAATACCACGATGAAACCTTGCCTGCAGATGGCGCAAAAGTGGCGCATTTCTGTTCTATGTGCGGACCGAAATTCTGTTCTATGAAAATTTCTCAAGAAGTGAGAGACTTTGCAGCCGAAAACGACATTGTAGATAATGAAGTGATTGCAAAAGGAATGCAAGAAAAATCTAAGGAG